A region of Pseudoalteromonas ulvae UL12 DNA encodes the following proteins:
- a CDS encoding TonB family protein produces the protein MKCAALGFLSALTFCSTSVFADFDSVQRLLSEKNYTEAATELTKLAQTGHPEAQFQLASLYEQGLGVEKDITQAYAWYLVAKDFDNSAAAEKYSVLRKVIPSRKEGKDRYRAISKLYGKKQHQQQYTPIVKPSRFYPERATIVSKVEPDYSSDLLAAQSAWATVAYNVNESGHVEDARILASFPKNAIDDQVLEAVKQWKFEPVKRRNGEPDRVNDLFYTFKIESNSSSNHRKYEKQLEEYTGKLKALADGGNSYAQARYALMLEHEVIENPSEQAINWYYKAAINGNNDAQLRLVHCFENGEGCQPDERKAFNWLEKASQGDNYRAQFQLAKTLLNYESVHYNPLRAVGILKEATHNQYLPAMTEYAHLLAFSDNPKIRDIQSAIKYAELARSLDPTHPVLLSVLGASYSELGRVEQGEELLQQAFEEAQQRNWPTRSYLNLIEGGKAAMMANGARLTY, from the coding sequence ATGAAATGTGCTGCTTTAGGGTTTTTATCCGCTTTAACATTTTGTTCTACCTCTGTATTTGCTGACTTCGATTCAGTACAAAGACTGCTTAGTGAAAAAAATTACACTGAAGCCGCCACAGAATTGACCAAGTTAGCTCAAACAGGGCACCCAGAAGCACAGTTTCAGCTCGCATCTTTGTATGAGCAAGGCTTGGGTGTAGAAAAAGACATCACTCAAGCTTATGCTTGGTACCTCGTCGCGAAAGATTTTGATAACTCAGCAGCCGCTGAAAAGTATAGTGTTTTACGTAAAGTCATACCTTCTCGCAAAGAGGGGAAAGACCGTTATCGTGCAATTTCAAAGTTATACGGTAAAAAACAACACCAACAGCAATATACTCCAATCGTGAAACCTTCTCGTTTTTACCCAGAGCGTGCAACGATTGTAAGTAAAGTAGAGCCTGATTACTCAAGTGACTTACTCGCAGCACAAAGCGCATGGGCCACAGTTGCCTACAATGTCAATGAAAGCGGCCATGTTGAAGACGCACGTATTCTTGCTTCTTTTCCAAAAAATGCGATTGATGATCAAGTACTTGAAGCTGTGAAACAATGGAAGTTTGAGCCAGTTAAAAGACGTAACGGTGAACCCGATCGTGTTAACGACTTGTTTTATACTTTCAAAATAGAGAGTAATAGCAGCTCCAATCATCGTAAATATGAAAAGCAGCTCGAAGAATATACCGGCAAACTAAAAGCGCTTGCTGATGGTGGTAATAGTTATGCACAAGCACGCTATGCGCTGATGCTTGAGCATGAAGTAATTGAAAACCCATCAGAGCAAGCAATAAATTGGTACTATAAAGCTGCAATAAATGGCAATAATGATGCGCAACTTAGATTAGTTCACTGTTTTGAAAATGGTGAAGGGTGTCAACCTGATGAACGTAAAGCGTTTAACTGGTTAGAGAAAGCCAGTCAGGGTGATAATTACCGGGCACAATTTCAGTTAGCAAAAACCTTATTGAACTACGAAAGTGTTCACTATAACCCGCTACGTGCTGTCGGTATTTTAAAAGAAGCAACTCACAATCAGTATCTTCCAGCGATGACTGAATATGCGCATTTGTTAGCGTTTTCAGATAACCCTAAGATCCGTGATATTCAATCTGCGATTAAATATGCAGAGCTTGCACGTTCTTTAGATCCGACACATCCAGTTTTACTGTCTGTACTTGGTGCTTCTTATAGTGAACTTGGTCGCGTTGAACAAGGCGAAGAGTTACTACAACAGGCGTTTGAAGAAGCTCAACAAAGAAATTGGCCAACTCGTAGTTATTTAAATTTAATTGAAGGTGGTAAAGCTGCGATGATGGCAAATGGTGCCAGACTTACTTACTAA
- the sthA gene encoding Si-specific NAD(P)(+) transhydrogenase: protein MAKTKEAKASPTKVTYQYDAIIIGTGPGGEGTAMNLAKSKKRVAVIEKQPSVGGGCAHWGTIPSKALRHSVSRLIEFNTNPLFNASEQRNRLTFPDILNHASTVISKQVNLRTSFYDRNRIDIFHGEASFIDKHTLRITQPDGSFEDMTAQTIVIATGSRPYRPPAVDFEHGRIYDSDTILKLNHDPRHIIIYGAGVIGCEYASIFRGLGAKVDLVNTRDRLLAFTDAEVSDALSYHFWNSGIVIRHNEELAKVETRSDCVIFHMESGKKMQADCVLFANGRTGNTDKLNLQAIGLEADGRGLLKVDENYRTQIDNIYAVGDVIGYPSLASAAFDQGRIAATAILHGQCPERIISDIPVGIYTIPEISSVGKNEQELTTAKIPYEVGRAQFKHLARAQIAGTEVGSLKILFHIDTKEILGIHCFGERASEIIHIGQAIMEQRNGGNNIEYFINTTFNYPTMAEAYRVAALNGLNRLIK from the coding sequence GTGGCTAAAACAAAAGAAGCAAAAGCGTCACCAACGAAAGTAACTTACCAGTATGATGCCATAATCATTGGTACAGGCCCTGGCGGTGAAGGTACCGCTATGAATCTGGCAAAAAGCAAAAAGCGGGTTGCGGTGATAGAAAAGCAACCTTCTGTTGGTGGCGGTTGCGCGCATTGGGGAACCATCCCTTCAAAGGCGCTTCGCCATTCAGTTAGCCGCTTAATTGAGTTCAATACGAACCCACTTTTTAATGCGAGTGAGCAGCGAAATCGACTCACTTTTCCTGACATTCTTAATCATGCCAGTACAGTCATCTCTAAACAGGTGAATTTAAGAACCAGCTTTTACGACCGCAATCGTATTGATATATTTCATGGTGAAGCTTCATTCATAGATAAGCACACCCTACGAATCACCCAACCTGATGGTTCGTTTGAAGATATGACGGCGCAAACAATTGTGATTGCTACGGGCTCTCGCCCATATCGCCCACCAGCGGTTGATTTCGAACATGGTCGTATTTATGACAGTGATACGATTTTAAAACTCAACCATGATCCACGCCATATCATTATTTATGGTGCTGGAGTGATTGGCTGTGAATACGCTTCAATTTTTCGAGGTTTAGGTGCAAAAGTTGACTTAGTGAATACCCGAGATCGTTTGCTAGCATTCACTGATGCCGAAGTATCTGATGCATTGAGTTACCATTTCTGGAATAGTGGTATCGTCATTCGTCATAATGAAGAGCTTGCTAAAGTCGAAACTCGTTCTGATTGCGTGATATTCCATATGGAATCAGGCAAAAAGATGCAAGCCGATTGTGTCTTGTTTGCAAATGGCCGCACTGGTAATACCGACAAGTTAAACCTGCAAGCAATCGGTCTTGAAGCAGATGGCCGTGGTTTATTAAAAGTTGATGAAAATTATCGTACTCAAATTGATAACATTTATGCTGTGGGTGATGTCATAGGTTACCCTAGTTTAGCCAGTGCTGCATTTGATCAAGGTAGAATTGCAGCGACCGCAATTTTACACGGACAATGCCCTGAACGCATTATTTCAGATATTCCGGTGGGTATTTACACTATTCCTGAAATCAGTTCAGTGGGTAAAAATGAGCAAGAACTAACAACAGCAAAAATCCCTTACGAAGTGGGTAGAGCGCAATTTAAACATCTTGCTCGTGCACAAATTGCAGGCACAGAAGTTGGCAGTTTAAAAATACTCTTTCACATTGATACGAAAGAAATTTTAGGCATACATTGCTTTGGTGAGCGTGCATCTGAAATTATTCATATCGGTCAAGCCATTATGGAACAACGAAATGGCGGGAATAATATTGAATACTTTATTAATACGACCTTCAATTACCCAACAATGGCTGAAGCGTATCGTGTTGCAGCTCTCAACGGTTTGAACCGTTTAATAAAATAA
- a CDS encoding fatty acid desaturase — MKKPPIIWTNVLFFTITFIAALVLVPWYGITYGFSFANWAAFVGCMFFAGLSITAGYHRLWAHKTYDAHPVIQFIFAIGGAFAIQNSALHWSSDHRIHHGQVDDPIKDPYAATNGFWYSHIGWMLRDYQGDHYSNYDNCRDLQKNKIVMWQHKHYLLLTLISNIGLPLLLGLMFGDIWGMLILAGVLRLVLSQHFTFFINSIAHIWGTRPYTESNTARDNGLLALFTYGEGYHNYHHIFASDYRNGIRWWHYDPTKWMIKSLSYIGLTSKLKTTPIERIEKAKANTLMQRTAIKLQKDQVAHAKLELLQQEYDVLIKKLQSYCKLKKQLLDAKKNTMLKQCEKSALITQYRDLELAWQKQKQSWLELNAQLLRARYS; from the coding sequence ATGAAAAAACCACCTATAATTTGGACGAATGTCTTATTTTTTACCATCACATTTATTGCCGCACTTGTATTAGTCCCTTGGTACGGCATAACTTATGGCTTTAGTTTTGCTAACTGGGCGGCTTTTGTTGGCTGTATGTTTTTTGCAGGGCTGTCAATTACAGCCGGTTATCATCGACTTTGGGCGCATAAAACCTACGATGCCCATCCGGTTATTCAATTTATTTTTGCCATTGGTGGTGCATTTGCGATTCAAAACAGTGCCCTGCATTGGAGTTCTGACCATCGTATTCATCATGGTCAGGTCGATGACCCAATTAAAGATCCTTATGCAGCGACGAATGGTTTTTGGTACAGCCATATTGGTTGGATGCTAAGGGACTACCAAGGTGATCACTATTCAAATTACGATAACTGTCGTGATTTACAAAAGAATAAAATTGTTATGTGGCAGCATAAACATTACCTCTTATTGACTCTTATATCTAATATTGGTCTGCCATTGCTGCTCGGCCTGATGTTTGGTGATATTTGGGGCATGCTAATTTTAGCTGGTGTATTGCGACTCGTATTGAGTCAACACTTCACTTTTTTCATCAACTCCATTGCTCATATATGGGGAACTCGCCCCTACACCGAAAGCAATACAGCTCGTGATAATGGTTTGTTAGCACTGTTTACTTATGGTGAAGGTTATCATAACTACCACCATATTTTTGCAAGCGACTACCGCAATGGTATCCGATGGTGGCATTACGATCCGACTAAGTGGATGATAAAATCACTCTCATACATTGGATTAACAAGTAAGTTAAAAACAACGCCAATTGAGCGAATCGAAAAAGCAAAAGCAAATACCTTAATGCAGCGCACTGCAATCAAGTTACAAAAAGACCAAGTCGCCCATGCGAAACTTGAGCTATTGCAACAAGAATACGATGTTTTAATTAAAAAATTGCAAAGTTACTGTAAACTAAAAAAACAATTGCTTGATGCAAAAAAGAATACCATGCTCAAACAATGTGAAAAGTCAGCATTAATCACACAATATAGAGATTTAGAGCTGGCTTGGCAAAAGCAAAAGCAATCATGGCTTGAGCTCAACGCCCAATTATTGAGAGCTAGATATAGTTAA
- the fabR gene encoding HTH-type transcriptional repressor FabR: MSGVRAKQKEKTRQALIEAAFNQLSAEHSFSNLSLREVAREAGIAPTSFYRHFKDMNELGLTLVDEAGLTLRQLMRQARSRIECGGSIITISVHTFMEFIEQSSNQFRLLLRERSGTSKAFRAAVAREIKHFILELAHYLEIETHCDVKQAYIQSEAMVTIVFNAGAEALDLDKPQRAELVERLIWQLRFIAKGASMYNKERKSS, encoded by the coding sequence ATGTCAGGCGTTCGAGCGAAGCAAAAAGAAAAAACGAGGCAAGCATTAATTGAAGCTGCATTTAATCAATTAAGTGCAGAACATAGCTTTTCGAATCTAAGTTTGCGTGAAGTTGCTCGAGAAGCAGGAATTGCCCCAACTTCTTTTTATCGCCATTTTAAGGATATGAATGAGTTAGGCCTGACTTTAGTTGATGAAGCGGGATTAACTTTGAGGCAACTCATGCGCCAAGCTCGCAGTAGAATAGAATGTGGCGGCAGTATTATTACTATTTCAGTTCATACTTTTATGGAATTTATTGAACAATCCAGTAATCAATTCCGATTACTTTTAAGAGAGCGTTCGGGGACTTCTAAAGCATTTCGTGCAGCCGTTGCGCGTGAAATAAAGCACTTTATTTTAGAGTTAGCACATTATTTAGAAATAGAAACCCATTGTGATGTGAAGCAAGCCTATATCCAATCTGAAGCGATGGTTACGATTGTATTTAACGCCGGAGCAGAGGCGCTTGATTTAGATAAGCCGCAGCGAGCAGAATTAGTTGAGCGATTAATTTGGCAATTACGTTTCATTGCCAAAGGCGCATCGATGTATAACAAAGAGAGAAAAAGCAGCTAA
- the trmA gene encoding tRNA (uridine(54)-C5)-methyltransferase TrmA, with protein sequence MAVITINPALYNQQLSEKKNTISAQFARFGANNIEVFASEEKHYRQRAEFRVWHEGDDLYHIMFDQQTKQKIRVEQFDPAAPVIFALMPRLIEELKSQEVLRRKLFQIDYLSSLSGEILVSMLYHKPLDDEWEQAITALKEKLSHEFKIDFIGRARKQKVILGNDYVVEQLDVAGKKLIYQQVENSFTQPNAKVNQKMLEWALDISQHLENDLLELYCGNGNFSIALAPAFNRVLATEISKSSVASAQFNIKANNIDNLDIIRMSSEEFTLAMKGEQEFSRLKGIDLSSYNCQSILVDPPRAGLDTETTKLVQNYDNILYISCNPDTLERDLDALTTTHKVERFAIFDQFPYTHHIESGVFLTRK encoded by the coding sequence ATGGCTGTGATTACAATCAATCCTGCGCTTTATAACCAGCAACTATCCGAAAAGAAAAATACAATTAGTGCGCAATTTGCTCGGTTTGGCGCAAATAATATTGAAGTGTTTGCATCAGAAGAAAAGCATTACCGCCAACGCGCTGAATTTAGGGTCTGGCACGAAGGTGATGACCTTTACCATATCATGTTTGATCAACAGACCAAGCAGAAGATCCGTGTTGAACAGTTTGACCCTGCAGCACCTGTTATTTTCGCGTTAATGCCACGCCTCATTGAAGAACTAAAAAGCCAAGAGGTGCTGCGTCGAAAGCTATTTCAAATTGACTACCTATCGAGCCTCAGTGGTGAAATACTTGTGAGCATGCTTTACCACAAGCCTCTTGATGATGAATGGGAACAGGCAATTACAGCGCTTAAAGAAAAGCTTTCTCACGAATTTAAAATTGATTTTATAGGGCGAGCTCGTAAGCAAAAAGTAATCTTAGGTAATGACTATGTTGTCGAGCAACTTGATGTTGCAGGAAAAAAACTAATATATCAGCAAGTTGAAAACAGTTTTACCCAACCCAACGCCAAAGTAAACCAAAAGATGCTGGAGTGGGCCCTCGATATTAGTCAGCATTTAGAAAATGATTTATTAGAACTGTATTGCGGTAATGGTAATTTTTCGATTGCACTAGCACCTGCATTTAATCGTGTATTAGCGACTGAAATCTCTAAGTCATCGGTCGCTTCGGCACAATTCAATATTAAAGCTAATAACATAGATAACTTAGATATTATAAGAATGTCGAGTGAAGAATTTACACTTGCTATGAAAGGTGAACAAGAATTTTCACGCCTAAAAGGCATTGATTTATCTAGCTATAATTGTCAAAGTATTTTAGTCGATCCACCAAGAGCCGGATTAGATACTGAAACAACTAAGTTAGTACAGAACTACGACAACATTCTCTATATCTCCTGCAACCCTGATACCTTAGAACGAGATTTAGATGCCTTAACAACGACCCACAAAGTCGAGCGTTTTGCTATTTTTGATCAATTCCCCTACACCCACCATATTGAATCAGGTGTATTTTTAACTCGCAAATAA
- a CDS encoding DUF5610 domain-containing protein has product MKIGLPGFQPANLFNKFIKTQEKSSSDIGLPKQGYQTDLKSIAAKVMGNKLADTLSMPDSKKTSTDSLFDFEEVAKNVLGFVKGAVLKAQGEGADQDKLQSMLDQARKGIAIGIEEAEKELEESGLLTEEVSEGIAKSEELMSKGLDDLSESLFSKAAPSNEIFSNYRQASQYSLNNGAQLSIKTLDGDEINITFNADFSQSKAIAFQSNEQEARFASQSSTSFNYGFTLEVNGELDEDEQEAINSLMADLQGVSDAFFYGNIDEAFEKALDLNMDTSQLAAFSMNLQQTESMSNVKQYQRNIPGQDLAEQLRPINEGLGRAREQAKPLNIESELVSLLEWLNQDKDKLDKLLDYSRTVFEQYSLLETKQANKADKEINHTF; this is encoded by the coding sequence ATGAAAATTGGTCTACCGGGTTTTCAGCCTGCGAATTTATTTAATAAATTTATTAAAACTCAAGAAAAATCGAGTAGCGATATAGGCTTACCCAAGCAAGGATATCAAACCGATCTGAAGAGTATCGCGGCAAAAGTGATGGGCAATAAATTAGCCGATACTTTATCAATGCCTGACAGCAAAAAAACTAGCACGGACTCTTTGTTCGATTTTGAAGAAGTAGCCAAAAACGTACTGGGATTTGTGAAGGGAGCTGTTTTAAAAGCGCAAGGTGAAGGTGCCGATCAAGATAAATTGCAGTCAATGCTTGATCAAGCGCGAAAAGGTATCGCAATCGGGATTGAGGAGGCTGAAAAAGAGTTAGAAGAATCTGGGTTATTAACCGAAGAAGTCAGCGAAGGTATAGCTAAGAGTGAAGAGCTGATGTCAAAGGGACTCGATGATCTTAGTGAATCGCTTTTTTCAAAAGCTGCACCATCAAATGAGATCTTTAGTAACTACCGCCAAGCAAGTCAATACAGTTTAAATAATGGCGCTCAGTTGAGCATTAAAACTCTTGATGGTGATGAGATTAATATTACTTTTAATGCTGATTTCTCACAATCTAAAGCAATAGCATTTCAATCGAACGAACAAGAAGCGCGGTTTGCATCTCAGTCTTCAACATCATTTAATTATGGTTTTACCTTAGAGGTAAATGGTGAGTTAGATGAAGACGAGCAAGAAGCCATCAATTCATTAATGGCTGATCTGCAAGGCGTGAGTGATGCTTTTTTTTATGGCAATATTGATGAAGCGTTTGAAAAGGCTTTGGATTTAAATATGGATACATCTCAGTTGGCTGCTTTTTCTATGAATTTGCAGCAAACTGAATCAATGAGTAACGTTAAGCAGTATCAACGCAATATACCAGGCCAAGACTTAGCCGAACAATTGAGGCCTATAAATGAAGGGTTAGGTCGTGCAAGAGAGCAAGCAAAGCCATTAAATATAGAATCTGAATTAGTGAGTCTTCTGGAGTGGTTGAATCAAGATAAAGACAAACTTGATAAACTACTGGATTATAGTCGGACTGTCTTTGAGCAATACTCCTTACTAGAAACAAAGCAAGCAAATAAAGCAGATAAAGAAATCAACCATACTTTTTGA
- the murI gene encoding glutamate racemase, whose product MQPHIVIFDSGIGGTTVLEHIQQKYPYAQYSYVMDNLFMPYGRLNVEVLRQRLHAKLLTIQTLHPTIDIIVIACNTASTQTLEFLRSQTSIPIVGVVPAIKPAALLSKKGQIGLLATPGTIQNVYTHSLISEHAQQAKVNLYGSTELVELAEQKFWHGQVDHAKLLAECEKLAITQDNDVLVLGCTHFPILKDELQAIVGSAIQLIDSGQAIANRVESILQSKHWGKGIKKELVRYYATAPINSNKVSVSEIKLIDPLSQN is encoded by the coding sequence TTGCAGCCCCACATAGTCATTTTTGATTCTGGTATCGGTGGAACAACGGTATTGGAACATATTCAGCAAAAATATCCATATGCACAATATTCCTACGTGATGGATAATCTATTTATGCCTTATGGTCGCTTAAATGTTGAAGTATTAAGGCAGCGTCTTCATGCAAAGTTGCTGACCATTCAAACTCTGCATCCAACAATTGATATTATTGTTATTGCTTGCAATACCGCGAGTACTCAAACATTAGAGTTTTTACGCAGCCAAACTTCAATTCCAATAGTGGGTGTAGTGCCAGCAATTAAGCCTGCGGCTTTATTATCGAAAAAAGGACAAATAGGCCTACTTGCCACTCCTGGGACAATTCAGAATGTCTATACTCATAGTTTAATATCAGAACACGCGCAGCAAGCAAAGGTAAACCTTTATGGTTCTACGGAATTGGTGGAACTGGCAGAGCAAAAATTTTGGCATGGGCAGGTCGATCATGCAAAGCTTCTCGCAGAATGCGAAAAGTTAGCAATTACACAAGATAATGATGTATTAGTATTGGGGTGCACGCACTTCCCGATATTAAAAGATGAGCTTCAGGCGATAGTAGGGAGCGCTATACAACTGATCGATTCAGGTCAAGCCATTGCCAATCGTGTAGAGAGCATTTTACAAAGTAAGCATTGGGGAAAGGGCATAAAAAAAGAGCTGGTACGATATTACGCAACAGCTCCTATTAATAGCAACAAGGTTTCAGTATCTGAAATTAAACTGATTGATCCGTTGTCTCAGAACTAA
- a CDS encoding RNA recognition motif domain-containing protein has protein sequence MNLPNQKSIIVAVVLAVVGFFIAEFVLSTFLSSSVLFAVGLFVGAFIAASLNTPIDEAKVKTKTLYVGNLPYRANEGVVRELFESHGKVFSVRLLKDKNTGKRRGFGFVEVAEKDASTTISALNDFEFQQRTLKVREAKQKSDDNESSFSSETTDQSV, from the coding sequence ATGAATCTTCCTAATCAAAAATCTATTATTGTTGCCGTAGTTTTAGCTGTAGTCGGCTTTTTTATCGCTGAGTTTGTATTAAGTACCTTTCTTAGTTCATCTGTTTTATTTGCTGTTGGGCTTTTTGTAGGGGCTTTTATTGCAGCTTCACTCAATACGCCTATTGATGAAGCAAAAGTTAAAACAAAAACACTTTATGTAGGCAATTTGCCTTACCGTGCAAATGAAGGGGTTGTGCGTGAATTATTTGAAAGTCACGGTAAAGTTTTCTCTGTTCGACTATTGAAAGATAAAAATACAGGTAAACGCCGTGGTTTTGGTTTTGTAGAGGTCGCTGAAAAGGACGCATCTACAACCATTTCCGCGCTGAATGATTTCGAGTTTCAACAACGCACTTTAAAAGTCCGTGAAGCGAAACAAAAATCTGATGACAACGAGAGCTCTTTTAGTTCTGAGACAACGGATCAATCAGTTTAA